A stretch of the Streptomyces ortus genome encodes the following:
- a CDS encoding MarR family winged helix-turn-helix transcriptional regulator yields the protein MLHIHFSTADLSRIRIAQEPDPAWEILLSLHALGGPADHVVFGPWKSRTLPRLDSSARMLFALAPPRGYSPDFLTPAGTPDLHSAVDAVLSTRRGRLRADLAQLAGRRRTPSWTRLLAEGDAETMRRLGSALHGYHDRVLAGRWHRIRAVTDAERTLRGRDLLDGGVEKLLGGLGPRTRWESPVLRVDYPVDQELRLRGRGLRLIPSYFCWRRPITLLDEELTPVLVYPANRGLHLLTGPGRPGRTALARLLGRTRATVLEEIALTGGTTGDDLARRLGMSPASAGSHTAVLASTGLISTHRGADVARHTLTPLGLAMIEGHLPTDGPPTDAPPTDDPSIDDRPPGTGPPGPPH from the coding sequence GTGCTCCACATACATTTCTCCACGGCGGATCTGAGCCGGATCCGCATCGCCCAGGAGCCGGATCCGGCCTGGGAGATCCTGCTGAGCCTGCATGCCCTCGGCGGCCCGGCCGATCACGTGGTGTTCGGCCCGTGGAAGTCCCGGACGCTGCCCCGTCTCGACTCCTCGGCGCGCATGCTGTTCGCACTGGCGCCACCCCGCGGGTACTCGCCCGACTTCCTCACCCCCGCCGGTACTCCCGACCTGCACTCCGCCGTCGACGCCGTGCTCAGCACCCGCCGCGGGCGGCTGCGGGCCGACCTCGCACAGCTGGCCGGCCGGCGCCGGACACCCTCCTGGACACGGCTGCTGGCGGAGGGCGACGCCGAGACGATGCGCAGGCTCGGCAGTGCCCTGCACGGCTACCACGACCGCGTGCTCGCCGGCCGCTGGCACCGCATCCGCGCGGTGACCGACGCCGAACGGACCCTGCGCGGCCGTGACCTCCTGGACGGCGGAGTCGAGAAACTGCTCGGCGGCCTGGGCCCGCGGACCCGCTGGGAGTCCCCGGTGCTGAGGGTGGACTACCCCGTGGACCAGGAACTCCGTCTCCGGGGCAGGGGACTGCGGCTGATTCCCTCGTACTTCTGCTGGCGCAGGCCCATCACCCTGCTCGACGAGGAGCTGACCCCGGTCCTCGTCTATCCGGCCAACCGCGGTCTGCATCTGCTCACGGGACCCGGACGGCCGGGCAGGACGGCGCTCGCCCGGCTGCTGGGACGCACCCGGGCGACCGTGCTGGAGGAAATCGCCCTGACCGGCGGCACGACGGGGGACGATCTCGCGCGGCGGCTCGGGATGTCACCGGCATCGGCGGGCTCGCACACCGCCGTCCTGGCGAGCACCGGTCTGATCTCCACGCACCGGGGCGCCGACGTCGCACGGCACACCCTGACTCCGCTCGGCCTGGCGATGATCGAGGGGCACCTGCCGACCGACGGCCCGCCGACCGATGCCCCGCCGACCGACGACCCTTCGATCGACGATCGGCCGCCCGGTACAGGTCCGCCCGGCCCGCCGCACTGA
- a CDS encoding aminotransferase class IV, whose product MTQPATAEGLLAWVPGRGLIAGLAADTQLLVADSWLLRDGQVRGLDRHRERFLRSCGDCGGPSLHRLTEFWRDMTAALPRTGSWFPRVELVAGSLQLRLLLRHAPPLAPDVRVWAAGQPDPRTVPRRKGPDLDVLARVRRRAAGQGAQEAVLIAPSGLVLEAATSSLLWWEDDVLCLPPPRLPILAGVTTGLIQEHALSGGIQLAHRERTLDQLAGREVWLVNALHGIRPVARWEGRPMEAGPAPRAKEWQEWLDSRMEPLPPD is encoded by the coding sequence ATGACACAACCGGCAACCGCCGAAGGGCTGTTGGCATGGGTACCCGGTCGCGGACTGATCGCGGGGCTCGCGGCCGACACCCAGCTGCTGGTCGCGGACTCATGGCTGCTCAGGGACGGACAGGTGCGCGGCCTCGACCGGCACCGCGAGCGGTTCCTGCGGTCCTGCGGCGACTGCGGCGGACCATCTCTCCACCGACTCACCGAATTCTGGCGGGACATGACCGCGGCACTGCCCCGCACGGGTTCCTGGTTCCCGCGCGTCGAGCTGGTGGCCGGCTCCCTCCAGCTGAGACTGCTCCTGCGGCACGCCCCGCCCCTCGCGCCGGACGTGCGGGTGTGGGCGGCGGGCCAGCCCGATCCGCGCACCGTGCCGCGCCGCAAGGGACCCGACCTGGACGTGCTGGCCCGGGTCCGGCGGCGGGCGGCCGGACAGGGTGCGCAGGAGGCGGTGCTGATCGCGCCGTCCGGCCTGGTGCTGGAGGCGGCCACCTCCAGCCTCCTGTGGTGGGAGGACGACGTCCTGTGTCTGCCGCCGCCGCGGTTGCCGATCCTGGCCGGTGTCACCACGGGCCTCATCCAGGAGCACGCCCTGAGCGGCGGGATCCAATTGGCCCACCGCGAACGGACCCTGGACCAGCTGGCCGGCCGCGAGGTGTGGCTCGTGAACGCCCTGCACGGAATCCGCCCGGTGGCGCGCTGGGAGGGACGCCCCATGGAGGCGGGTCCGGCTCCGCGGGCGAAGGAATGGCAGGAATGGCTGGACAGCCGTATGGAACCGCTGCCGCCGGACTGA
- a CDS encoding DUF6281 family protein — protein sequence MACDAASSGADGGDGAASCAFAVHFRGELYTRVRYADFTVRDELGSSRPTLCDDTGEGPSSDTAGTETYATYRIEELDAGTAVAVRDEPDESGRRDRLSLYVLQRDGGIPAEAKKFLDSKR from the coding sequence GTGGCATGTGACGCGGCGTCCTCCGGTGCGGACGGCGGCGACGGTGCGGCGTCCTGCGCGTTCGCCGTCCACTTCCGCGGCGAGCTCTACACCCGGGTGAGGTACGCGGACTTCACCGTGCGGGACGAGCTGGGCAGCAGCCGGCCAACCCTGTGCGACGACACGGGCGAGGGCCCGTCATCGGACACGGCCGGTACGGAGACGTACGCGACGTACCGGATCGAGGAACTGGACGCGGGCACGGCCGTCGCCGTGCGGGACGAACCCGACGAGTCCGGCCGGCGGGACAGGCTCAGCCTCTACGTCCTGCAGCGCGACGGCGGGATCCCGGCCGAGGCGAAGAAGTTCCTCGACTCGAAGCGGTAG
- a CDS encoding LacI family DNA-binding transcriptional regulator, with protein MDTADSASASRPQAAARPRKRASRRTASASMADVARLAGVSSQTVSRVSNGYAGVNEETRQQVLEAMRELGYRPNSAARALKRGEFRTIGVITFGLSTTGNVRTLEAIATSAAHEGYAVTLLPVAVPTQDEVRGAFSRLGELAVDAVIVILEVHLLDAVTLSLPPHIKVVVADSDAGDRYTVVDTDQAGGSRDAVRYLLGLGHETVWHLAGPEESFAAQRRADAWRAELTGAGRPTPPLVRGDWSAESGYRAGLELAEQPDCTAVFAANDQMALGLLRALHERGRYVPDDVSVIGFDDIPEAGSFLPPLTTVHQDFAEVGRRCVEGVLRQMGQDTPEHGTTLVPTRLVVRDSAGAPRSR; from the coding sequence GTGGACACAGCGGACAGCGCCTCGGCGAGCAGGCCGCAGGCGGCGGCGCGTCCCAGGAAACGGGCCTCCCGCCGGACGGCGAGCGCTTCCATGGCGGACGTGGCCCGGCTGGCGGGCGTCTCCTCGCAGACCGTCTCGCGTGTCTCCAACGGTTACGCGGGTGTGAACGAGGAGACCAGGCAGCAGGTGCTGGAGGCCATGCGCGAGCTGGGCTACCGGCCCAACAGTGCCGCCCGCGCGCTCAAGCGTGGAGAGTTCCGCACCATAGGCGTGATCACTTTCGGCCTTTCGACCACCGGTAACGTCCGCACGCTGGAGGCGATCGCGACCTCCGCCGCGCACGAGGGGTACGCCGTGACGCTGCTGCCCGTCGCCGTGCCCACCCAGGATGAGGTGCGCGGCGCGTTCTCCCGGCTGGGGGAGCTGGCCGTCGACGCCGTCATCGTCATCCTGGAGGTGCACCTCCTCGACGCCGTGACCCTCTCCCTGCCGCCCCACATCAAGGTGGTGGTGGCCGACTCGGACGCGGGTGACCGGTACACCGTGGTCGACACCGACCAGGCGGGCGGCAGCCGGGACGCCGTACGGTATCTGCTCGGCCTCGGCCATGAGACGGTCTGGCACCTGGCGGGCCCCGAGGAGTCCTTCGCGGCACAGCGCCGCGCCGACGCCTGGCGCGCCGAGCTCACCGGGGCGGGCCGTCCGACGCCTCCGCTGGTACGCGGCGACTGGTCGGCCGAGTCCGGCTACCGGGCCGGTCTCGAACTGGCCGAACAGCCGGACTGCACGGCCGTGTTCGCCGCCAACGACCAGATGGCGCTGGGCCTGCTGCGGGCGCTGCACGAACGGGGCCGGTACGTGCCCGACGACGTCAGCGTCATCGGCTTCGACGACATCCCCGAGGCGGGCTCCTTCCTGCCGCCCCTGACCACCGTCCACCAGGACTTCGCCGAGGTGGGACGGCGCTGCGTCGAGGGTGTGCTGCGGCAGATGGGCCAGGACACCCCGGAGCACGGTACGACGCTGGTGCCGACGCGGCTCGTGGTGCGGGACAGCGCGGGGGCGCCGCGGTCGCGGTAG
- a CDS encoding carbohydrate ABC transporter permease produces MTTLQPPVAAKPRRSRPPAQGDRRSWTGWGFIGPFVAVFALVFLAPIAYSIYLSLFRDQLIGGTQFVGFDNYQQALQDERFWDSLGRVSLFLAVQVPIMLFIGLLIALALDSGRLYGTDFFRITIFLPYAVPAVVATLMWGFMYGTKYGLVGDINSAFGVTLPDPLSSDLVLASIGNIVTWEFIGYNMLIFYSALKVIPNSLYEAAEIDGAGQLRVITAIKLPAIRGALVIATIFSIIGSFQLFNEPSILRPLARNAITTDFTPNFYTYSLSFNGQQHNYSAAVAIIMGLITMVIAYVVQLRGMRKGA; encoded by the coding sequence ATGACGACGCTACAACCGCCGGTGGCCGCCAAGCCGCGCAGGTCACGGCCTCCGGCACAGGGTGACCGCCGCTCCTGGACGGGGTGGGGTTTCATCGGTCCCTTCGTGGCCGTCTTCGCCCTCGTCTTCCTGGCACCGATCGCGTACTCGATCTATCTCAGCCTGTTCCGGGACCAGTTGATCGGCGGCACCCAGTTCGTCGGCTTCGACAACTACCAGCAGGCGCTGCAGGACGAGCGGTTCTGGGACTCGCTCGGCCGGGTCTCGCTCTTCCTCGCAGTCCAGGTCCCGATCATGCTCTTCATCGGCCTGCTGATCGCCCTGGCGCTGGACAGCGGCCGTCTCTACGGCACGGACTTCTTCCGCATCACGATCTTCCTGCCGTACGCCGTGCCCGCCGTGGTGGCCACCCTCATGTGGGGCTTCATGTACGGCACCAAGTACGGGCTGGTCGGTGACATCAACAGCGCGTTCGGTGTCACGCTGCCCGACCCGCTCTCCAGCGACCTGGTGCTGGCTTCCATCGGCAACATCGTGACCTGGGAGTTCATCGGCTACAACATGCTGATCTTCTACTCCGCGCTGAAGGTCATCCCGAACTCGCTCTACGAGGCCGCGGAGATCGACGGGGCCGGGCAGCTCCGGGTCATCACCGCCATCAAGCTCCCCGCGATCCGCGGTGCCCTCGTGATCGCGACGATCTTCTCGATCATCGGCAGCTTCCAGCTCTTCAACGAGCCGAGCATCCTGCGTCCGCTGGCCCGCAACGCCATCACGACCGACTTCACCCCGAACTTCTACACGTACTCGCTGTCCTTCAACGGACAGCAGCACAACTACTCCGCGGCGGTCGCCATCATCATGGGGCTGATCACCATGGTCATCGCCTATGTCGTGCAGCTTCGCGGCATGCGCAAGGGAGCGTGA
- a CDS encoding carbohydrate ABC transporter permease, giving the protein MSGTSSSATSASPSASAPATGRTASTAKSVPRLRKRREHSAGRPKRSVLLTVLTGLILVYTVVPLLWLVISATKTQEGLADSSGLWFADDFALWSNIHDTFTYHDGIFVRWLLNTLLYVGLGAGGATFLAILGGYALAKFDFPGKRGVFAVVIGAVAVPGTALAVPTFLMFSKMGLTDTPWAVIIPSLVSPFGLYLMWVFATEAIPVELLEAARIDGAGEARTFFKVALPLLAPGIVTVLLFTTVATWNNYFLPLIMLKDPDWYPLTLGLDAWNNQAQTIGGDVIFNLVITGSLLTIVPLIAAFLLLQKYWQSGLAAGSVKE; this is encoded by the coding sequence ATGAGCGGCACGAGCAGTTCCGCCACCTCCGCCTCCCCGTCCGCATCCGCTCCGGCCACCGGCAGGACCGCCAGTACGGCCAAGAGCGTGCCCCGGCTGCGCAAGCGCCGTGAGCACTCCGCCGGGCGCCCGAAGCGCAGCGTCCTGCTGACCGTGCTCACCGGGCTGATCCTGGTCTACACCGTGGTTCCGCTGCTGTGGCTGGTGATCAGCGCGACCAAGACCCAGGAAGGGCTCGCCGACTCGTCCGGACTGTGGTTCGCCGACGACTTCGCCCTCTGGTCCAACATCCATGACACGTTCACGTACCACGACGGCATCTTCGTCCGCTGGCTGCTGAACACCCTGCTGTACGTCGGACTCGGGGCCGGCGGCGCCACCTTCCTGGCGATCCTCGGCGGCTACGCGCTGGCCAAGTTCGACTTCCCCGGTAAGCGCGGGGTGTTCGCCGTGGTCATCGGTGCCGTCGCCGTGCCGGGCACCGCGCTCGCGGTGCCGACCTTCCTGATGTTCAGCAAGATGGGACTGACCGACACCCCGTGGGCGGTCATCATCCCCTCGCTGGTCTCGCCCTTCGGCCTGTATCTGATGTGGGTCTTCGCCACCGAGGCGATCCCCGTCGAACTGCTGGAGGCCGCACGGATCGACGGGGCGGGCGAGGCACGCACCTTCTTCAAGGTCGCCCTGCCCCTGCTCGCTCCCGGCATCGTCACCGTCCTGCTCTTCACCACGGTCGCGACCTGGAACAACTACTTCCTGCCGCTGATCATGCTGAAGGACCCGGACTGGTACCCGCTGACCCTGGGCCTGGACGCCTGGAACAACCAGGCCCAGACGATCGGCGGTGACGTGATCTTCAACCTGGTGATCACCGGTTCACTGCTCACCATCGTGCCGCTGATCGCCGCGTTCCTGCTGCTGCAGAAGTACTGGCAGTCCGGCCTCGCCGCCGGAAGCGTCAAGGAATGA
- a CDS encoding ABC transporter substrate-binding protein: protein MRRTTNRLMRGLAVLSVLALGATACGGSDDDGSGSKPVSAGDVQAALKKGGSVTVWAWEPTLKTVAADFQKKYPKVKINLVAERSGDKHYTALSNAISAEKGVPDVAQVEYFALGQYALTKGLSDLAPYGADKLKSKYTAGPWNAVTQGSDKVYGLPMDSGPMALYYNKKVFDKFKIAVPTTWDEYLDAARKLHKADPKVYIANDAGDAGLTTSLLWQAGSRPYKVDGTNVKVDFSDAGAKKYTDVWQKLIDEKLVAPINGWTDDWYKGLGDGTLATLPSGAWMPANFVTGVPNAAGDWRAAPMPAWTKGDKASAENGGSSLTLPALGKNKELAYAFVEYANSGAGVQSRVKEGAFPATNAELQADSFLNTEFKYFGGQKANKIFADSAANVADDWSYLPFQQYANSIFNDTVGKAYVGNTKLTDGLKSWQDASVKYGKEQGFTVE from the coding sequence ATGCGCAGAACGACCAACCGCCTGATGCGCGGCCTTGCCGTCCTCTCCGTCCTCGCCCTGGGCGCGACCGCCTGCGGTGGCTCCGACGACGACGGCTCCGGCTCGAAGCCGGTCTCCGCCGGCGACGTCCAGGCGGCCCTCAAGAAGGGCGGCTCGGTCACGGTCTGGGCCTGGGAGCCCACGCTGAAGACGGTCGCCGCCGACTTCCAGAAGAAGTACCCCAAGGTCAAGATCAACCTCGTCGCCGAGCGCTCGGGCGACAAGCACTACACCGCGCTGTCGAACGCCATCTCGGCCGAGAAGGGCGTCCCCGACGTCGCCCAGGTCGAGTACTTCGCGCTCGGGCAGTACGCCCTCACCAAGGGCCTCAGCGACCTGGCCCCCTACGGCGCCGACAAGCTGAAGTCCAAGTACACCGCCGGCCCGTGGAACGCCGTGACCCAGGGCAGTGACAAGGTCTACGGCCTGCCGATGGACTCGGGCCCCATGGCGCTCTACTACAACAAGAAGGTCTTCGACAAGTTCAAGATCGCGGTGCCGACCACCTGGGACGAGTACCTCGACGCGGCCCGCAAGCTGCACAAGGCCGACCCCAAGGTCTACATCGCCAACGACGCGGGCGACGCGGGCCTGACCACCAGCCTGCTGTGGCAGGCCGGTTCGCGCCCCTACAAGGTCGACGGCACCAACGTGAAGGTCGACTTCTCCGACGCGGGCGCCAAGAAGTACACCGACGTCTGGCAGAAGCTGATCGACGAGAAGCTCGTCGCGCCGATCAACGGCTGGACCGACGACTGGTACAAGGGCCTGGGCGACGGCACCCTCGCCACCCTGCCCAGTGGTGCCTGGATGCCCGCCAACTTCGTCACCGGCGTCCCGAACGCCGCGGGTGACTGGCGCGCGGCGCCCATGCCGGCCTGGACCAAGGGTGACAAGGCGAGCGCGGAGAACGGCGGCAGCTCGCTGACCCTGCCCGCGCTCGGCAAGAACAAGGAACTCGCCTACGCCTTCGTCGAGTACGCGAACTCCGGCGCCGGTGTGCAGAGCCGCGTCAAGGAGGGCGCCTTCCCGGCGACCAACGCGGAGCTCCAGGCGGACTCGTTCCTCAACACCGAGTTCAAGTACTTCGGCGGCCAGAAGGCCAACAAGATCTTCGCGGACTCCGCCGCCAACGTCGCCGACGACTGGTCGTACCTGCCCTTCCAGCAGTACGCCAACTCGATCTTCAACGACACCGTCGGCAAGGCCTATGTCGGCAACACCAAGCTGACCGACGGTCTGAAGTCCTGGCAGGACGCCTCCGTCAAGTACGGCAAGGAGCAGGGCTTCACCGTCGAATAG
- a CDS encoding beta-galactosidase codes for MISTLLSQLDGPDGDRTPRLAYGADYNPEQWPREVWEEDVRLMREAGVNLVSVGIFSWARIQPTEDQWDFGWLDEVMDLLHAGGIGVDLATATASPPPWLTTAHPEILPVTASGETVWPGARQHWRPTSPVFRDHALRLVRTMAERYANHPALVAWHVSNELGCHNVYDYSDDAARAFRDWLRARYTTLDALNHAWGTAFWSQRYSDWGQILPPRLAGSHPNPTQQLDFKRFSSDALKEYLIAERDVLREITPNVPVTTNFMVMGNTKGMNYPDWAGEIDFVSNDHYVHPGPQDRDELSFSANLTSGIAGGQPWFLMEHSTSAVNWQPVNVAKRPGELARDSLLHVAHGADAVCYFQWRQSAAGAEKYHSAMVPHAGADSEVFRAVVELGQTLKALAPVAGSEREPARVGIVYDWDSWWASEQDSHPSALLDYRQEALDWYSALHTLGIRADVVTTTTDLDRYDVLITPVLHVVPAPLAKELTRYAEAGGHLVTTYFSGVVDENDHIWLGGHPGALRELLGIRIEEFGPLLDGDWVELDGDAKGTLWTDRIDVTDPAVDVLAHYRSGAYAGRPAVTRRAVGQGSAAYVSTRLGAEGLAGLLPALLGPAGVESELPAAARGSVEQTVRRGPDGRFLFLVNRTDEDVPLAGLAGEVLVGGAETGAGTEGGLVLGPRAVAVLHQPTA; via the coding sequence ATGATCTCCACCCTCCTGTCCCAGCTGGACGGGCCGGACGGTGACCGCACCCCGCGTCTCGCGTACGGCGCCGACTACAACCCCGAGCAGTGGCCTCGCGAGGTGTGGGAGGAGGACGTCCGGCTGATGCGGGAGGCCGGTGTCAACCTGGTCTCCGTGGGGATCTTCTCCTGGGCCCGCATCCAGCCGACCGAGGACCAATGGGACTTCGGCTGGCTCGACGAGGTCATGGACCTGCTGCACGCCGGCGGCATCGGCGTCGACCTGGCCACCGCCACCGCGTCCCCGCCGCCCTGGCTCACCACCGCGCACCCGGAGATCCTGCCGGTGACCGCCTCGGGCGAGACGGTGTGGCCGGGAGCGCGCCAGCACTGGCGGCCCACCTCGCCCGTCTTCCGCGACCACGCGCTGCGCCTGGTACGCACGATGGCGGAGCGGTACGCGAACCACCCGGCGCTGGTGGCCTGGCACGTCTCGAACGAGCTGGGCTGCCACAACGTCTACGACTACTCGGACGACGCGGCCCGTGCCTTCCGTGACTGGCTGCGCGCCCGCTACACCACCCTCGACGCCCTCAACCACGCCTGGGGCACAGCGTTCTGGTCGCAGCGCTACAGCGACTGGGGCCAGATCCTGCCGCCCCGGCTGGCCGGCTCCCACCCGAACCCGACGCAGCAGCTCGACTTCAAGCGCTTCTCCTCCGACGCGCTGAAGGAGTACCTGATCGCGGAACGCGACGTGCTGCGGGAGATCACGCCGAATGTGCCGGTCACCACCAACTTCATGGTGATGGGCAACACCAAGGGCATGAACTACCCCGACTGGGCTGGTGAGATCGACTTCGTCTCCAACGACCACTACGTCCACCCCGGCCCGCAGGACCGCGACGAGCTGTCCTTCTCCGCCAACCTCACCAGCGGGATAGCGGGCGGGCAGCCGTGGTTCCTGATGGAGCACTCCACCAGCGCGGTCAACTGGCAGCCCGTCAACGTGGCCAAGCGGCCCGGGGAGCTGGCCCGCGACTCGCTGCTGCACGTCGCGCACGGCGCCGACGCCGTGTGCTACTTCCAGTGGCGCCAGTCGGCCGCGGGCGCCGAGAAGTACCACTCCGCGATGGTGCCGCACGCCGGTGCCGACAGCGAGGTCTTCCGCGCGGTCGTCGAGCTGGGGCAGACCCTCAAGGCGCTGGCACCGGTCGCGGGCTCCGAGCGCGAACCGGCCCGCGTGGGCATCGTCTACGACTGGGACTCCTGGTGGGCGAGCGAGCAGGACTCGCACCCCTCCGCCCTCCTCGACTACCGCCAGGAGGCCCTGGACTGGTACTCGGCGCTGCACACCCTCGGCATCCGCGCCGACGTCGTGACCACCACGACCGACCTCGACCGGTACGACGTCCTGATCACCCCGGTGCTGCACGTGGTCCCGGCACCGCTCGCCAAGGAACTCACGCGGTACGCGGAGGCCGGCGGCCATCTCGTCACCACGTACTTCTCGGGTGTGGTCGACGAGAACGACCACATCTGGCTCGGCGGTCACCCGGGCGCCCTGCGCGAACTGCTCGGTATCCGTATCGAGGAGTTCGGCCCGCTGCTCGACGGTGACTGGGTCGAGCTGGACGGCGATGCCAAGGGCACCCTGTGGACCGACCGGATCGACGTCACCGACCCCGCGGTGGACGTGCTGGCCCACTACCGCAGCGGCGCGTACGCCGGGCGGCCCGCGGTCACCCGCCGTGCGGTGGGCCAGGGCTCGGCCGCGTACGTCTCCACCCGGCTCGGTGCCGAAGGGCTCGCGGGACTACTGCCCGCGCTGCTCGGCCCGGCGGGCGTCGAGAGCGAACTGCCCGCCGCGGCAAGGGGATCGGTCGAGCAGACCGTGCGCCGCGGACCCGACGGCCGCTTCCTGTTCCTGGTCAACCGGACCGACGAGGACGTGCCCCTGGCGGGTCTCGCCGGAGAGGTCCTGGTCGGTGGCGCGGAAACCGGTGCCGGCACCGAGGGCGGTCTCGTCCTCGGGCCGAGGGCCGTCGCCGTACTGCACCAGCCCACCGCCTGA
- a CDS encoding glycoside hydrolase: MARRTRSRRLLGAAGLTALATGAALTLAPPSTAQAPAADTPSVTVRPDPSYEQQKFEGWGTSLVWFANATGGYPKEIREKLAKLLFGDDGLALNIARYNIGGGNAPDVKDYLRAGGAVEGWWRAPAGTTREDTDWWSADDPADWNKDADATQRWWVDRIKDDIDRWETFSNSPPWFMTKSGYVSGGFDATEDQLRTESVDDFAAYLAGATKRLEKAEGIKVDTIDPFNEPNTNYWSTRLGADGEPVGGRQEGAHIGPELQQKVIAALAPALKKAKAKAEISAMDETNPSLFATNWNTYPQEVRDLVGRLNVHTYGTGQRTTVRDLAKAADKPLWMSEVEGDWGDGQSFTDMRPGLGLAQHIVDDLRELEPTAWVFWQPVEDYDNMKPGGESAKGGNWGSIQLSFSCTSKDTLKSCPIYTNTKFDTARNFTHYIKPGDRLIKTDDTSSAAAVSKKGDRATVVHVNSATEARTVTVDLSKFGKVGRHATVTPVVTSADGKLDRREAVEVSDRRATFTVPAQSVTSFLVKGVSGVAKDAAELRKGHSYTLTGVQSGKALTVADNGTGLVIRNATAGAPGQQWTLRQISGDTGNRQRYVFSNPVEGKRLAVRDGAPVLEADTGPRDRATQWIMSSTGDGTWTLVNAATGRLLEVGGQATNEGAAVTLWTPNSGANQRWRVAEVSNPAG; this comes from the coding sequence ATGGCACGCCGTACCCGCAGCAGACGTCTCCTCGGAGCCGCCGGACTCACCGCACTGGCCACCGGGGCCGCGCTGACCCTGGCGCCCCCGTCCACCGCGCAGGCCCCGGCGGCTGACACCCCGTCGGTCACCGTCCGGCCCGACCCCTCGTACGAGCAGCAGAAGTTCGAGGGGTGGGGCACCAGCCTGGTCTGGTTCGCCAACGCGACCGGCGGCTACCCGAAGGAGATACGTGAGAAGCTCGCGAAGCTCCTCTTCGGGGACGACGGGCTCGCGCTGAACATCGCCCGGTACAACATCGGCGGTGGCAACGCCCCGGACGTCAAGGACTATCTGCGGGCCGGCGGTGCGGTGGAGGGCTGGTGGCGGGCGCCCGCCGGTACCACCCGGGAGGACACCGACTGGTGGAGCGCCGACGACCCGGCCGACTGGAACAAGGACGCCGACGCCACCCAGCGCTGGTGGGTCGACCGGATCAAGGACGACATCGACCGCTGGGAGACCTTCAGCAACTCCCCGCCGTGGTTCATGACGAAGAGCGGCTATGTGTCGGGCGGGTTCGACGCCACCGAGGACCAGCTCAGGACGGAGTCCGTGGACGACTTCGCCGCCTATCTGGCGGGCGCCACCAAGCGCCTCGAGAAGGCGGAGGGCATCAAGGTCGACACGATCGACCCGTTCAACGAACCCAACACCAACTACTGGAGCACCCGCCTGGGCGCCGACGGTGAGCCCGTCGGCGGCCGGCAGGAAGGGGCACATATCGGCCCCGAGCTCCAGCAGAAGGTGATCGCCGCCCTCGCCCCGGCGCTGAAGAAGGCGAAGGCCAAGGCGGAGATCTCGGCGATGGACGAGACCAACCCGTCCCTCTTCGCGACGAACTGGAACACCTACCCGCAGGAAGTGCGGGACCTGGTCGGCCGGCTGAACGTCCACACCTACGGCACCGGGCAGCGCACCACCGTACGGGACCTGGCCAAGGCGGCCGACAAGCCGCTGTGGATGAGCGAGGTCGAGGGCGACTGGGGTGACGGGCAGAGCTTCACGGACATGCGTCCGGGACTCGGCCTCGCCCAGCACATCGTCGACGACCTGCGGGAACTGGAGCCCACGGCCTGGGTGTTCTGGCAGCCCGTCGAGGACTACGACAACATGAAGCCGGGCGGCGAGTCCGCCAAGGGCGGCAACTGGGGCAGCATCCAGCTCTCGTTCAGCTGCACCTCGAAGGACACCCTGAAGTCGTGCCCGATATACACGAACACGAAGTTCGACACGGCCCGCAACTTCACGCACTACATCAAGCCCGGTGACCGCCTGATCAAGACGGACGACACGTCCAGCGCCGCCGCCGTCTCGAAGAAGGGCGACCGGGCGACGGTCGTCCACGTCAACAGCGCCACCGAGGCCCGTACGGTCACGGTCGATCTGTCGAAGTTCGGCAAGGTCGGCCGCCACGCCACCGTCACCCCCGTGGTGACCAGCGCCGACGGCAAACTGGACCGCCGCGAGGCCGTCGAGGTCAGCGACCGCAGGGCCACCTTCACCGTGCCCGCACAGTCCGTGACCTCGTTCCTGGTCAAGGGTGTCTCGGGGGTCGCGAAGGACGCAGCCGAGCTGCGCAAGGGCCACTCCTACACGCTGACCGGCGTGCAGAGCGGCAAGGCGCTCACCGTCGCCGACAACGGCACGGGCCTCGTCATCAGGAACGCGACCGCCGGCGCGCCGGGTCAGCAGTGGACGCTGCGCCAGATCTCGGGCGACACGGGCAACCGGCAGCGGTACGTGTTCAGCAACCCGGTGGAGGGCAAGCGGCTGGCCGTCCGTGACGGCGCCCCGGTGCTGGAGGCCGACACCGGCCCACGCGACCGGGCCACCCAGTGGATCATGTCGTCGACCGGTGACGGCACCTGGACCCTCGTCAACGCGGCCACCGGACGGCTCCTCGAAGTAGGCGGCCAGGCCACGAACGAGG